The proteins below come from a single Sorghum bicolor cultivar BTx623 chromosome 4, Sorghum_bicolor_NCBIv3, whole genome shotgun sequence genomic window:
- the LOC8071795 gene encoding adenylyltransferase and sulfurtransferase MOCS3-2 isoform X2, with translation MGSGGGRGEAIERELKKLRAEREDLDGRIRLLESELKAVPAGVSGAAAGKGVGDGACGGSVACQSRVGNGFAPDGGLPADMIYRYSRHLLLPDFGVEGQRKLSQSSILVVGAGGLGSPVALYLAACGVGCLGIVDGDDVELNNLHRQIIHKEAYVGQPKVKSAADACREINSSIKVVEHHHTLKPCNALEIVRKYDIVVDATDNLPTRYMISDCCVLLNKPLVSGAALGLEGQLTVYHHNGSPCYRCLFPSPPPVAACQRCSDSGVLGVGVIGCLQALEAIKVATGVGEPLCGRMLLFDALSARIRIVKLRGSSPDCTHCGKNSLFTEQDFQKFDYENFTQSPMSDKAAPSVNLLPESARITCRDYKKLVDNSEPHLLLDVRPAHHFQIASISPSLNIPLSMLEEKLPTLETSLKETGEASTLIVLCRRGNDSQRAVKLLHEKGFASATDIIGGLQAWGRDVDPDFPVY, from the exons atgggcagcggcggcggcagggggGAGGCGATAGAGCGGGAGCTGAAGAAGCTTCGGGCAGAGCGGGAGGACCTCGACGGCCGGATACGGCTGCTGGAATCGGAGCTCAAGGCGGTGCCTGCGGGAGTCAGCGGTGCGGCGGCGGGGAAAGGAGTAGGGGACGGTGCGTGCGGTGGAAGTGTCGCGTGCCAGAGCCGCGTGGGCAACGGGTTTGCGCCGGACGGTGGCCTCCCGGCGGATATGATCTACCGGTACAGCCGCCACCTCCTTCTCCCGGACTTCGGGGTCGAAG GCCAGCGGAAGCTTTCACAATCGTCGATTTTAGTGGTTGGGGCTGGAGGTTTGGGCTCTCCCGTGGCGTTGTATCTAGCAGCTTGTGGCGTCG GTTGCTTGGGCATTGTGGATGGTGATGATGTTGAACTGAATAACCTTCATCGACAG ATAATTCATAAAGAAGCATATGTTGGACAACCAAAAGTTAAGTCAGCAGCTGATGCTTGCCGCGA GATTAATTCCTCTATCAAGGTAGTAGAGCACCATCATACTCTGAAGCCATGCAATGCTTTGGAGATTGTGCGGAA ATATGATATAGTTGTTGATGCAACTGACAACCTTCCTACTAGGTATATGATCAGTGATTGTTGTGTTTTGCTGAACAAG CCACTTGTATCTGGTGCGGCATTAGGTTTAGAAGGGCAG TTGACTGTTTATCATCATAATGGAAGTCCATGCTATCGGTGCCTCTTTCCAAGTCCACCACCTGTGGCAGCCTGCCAGAGATGCTCAGACAGTGGTGTTCTTGGGGTTG GAGTGATTGGTTGCTTACAAGCTCTGGAGGCTATAAAGGTTGCAACTGGTGTTGGTGAACCCCTATGCGGAAGAATGCTACTATTTGACGCACTCTCTGCTCGAATTAGAATT GTTAAGCTTCGTGGAAGCTCTCCTGATTGCACCCATTGTGGCAAAAATTCCCTTTTCACAGAACAAGACTTTCAGAAGTTTGactatgagaacttcactcaaTCACCAATGTCTGATAAG GCAGCACCAAGTGTGAACCTACTCCCAGAGAGTGCCCGAATCACTTGCAGAGATTACAAAAAACTGGTTGACAATAGTGAACCTCATCTATTATTGGACGTACGACCTGCACATCACTTCCAAATAGCTTCGATTTCTCCATCTCTGAACATCCCGCTCTCCATGTTGGAAGAGAAGCTACCTACACTTGAAACCTCACTAAAGGAAACAGGAGAGGCATCAACCTTGATTGTTCTGTGTAGAAGAGGCAATGACTCTCAGAGAGCCGTCAAGCTTCTCCATGAGAAGGGATTTGCTTCTGCGACGGATATCATCGGTGGGCTGCAGGCGTGGGGACGAGATGTTGATCCTGATTTCCCTGTGTACTag
- the LOC8071795 gene encoding adenylyltransferase and sulfurtransferase MOCS3-1 isoform X1 — protein MGSGGGRGEAIERELKKLRAEREDLDGRIRLLESELKAVPAGVSGAAAGKGVGDGACGGSVACQSRVGNGFAPDGGLPADMIYRYSRHLLLPDFGVEGQRKLSQSSILVVGAGGLGSPVALYLAACGVGCLGIVDGDDVELNNLHRQIIHKEAYVGQPKVKSAADACREINSSIKVVEHHHTLKPCNALEIVRKYDIVVDATDNLPTRYMISDCCVLLNKPLVSGAALGLEGQLTVYHHNGSPCYRCLFPSPPPVAACQRCSDSGVLGVVPGVIGCLQALEAIKVATGVGEPLCGRMLLFDALSARIRIVKLRGSSPDCTHCGKNSLFTEQDFQKFDYENFTQSPMSDKAAPSVNLLPESARITCRDYKKLVDNSEPHLLLDVRPAHHFQIASISPSLNIPLSMLEEKLPTLETSLKETGEASTLIVLCRRGNDSQRAVKLLHEKGFASATDIIGGLQAWGRDVDPDFPVY, from the exons atgggcagcggcggcggcagggggGAGGCGATAGAGCGGGAGCTGAAGAAGCTTCGGGCAGAGCGGGAGGACCTCGACGGCCGGATACGGCTGCTGGAATCGGAGCTCAAGGCGGTGCCTGCGGGAGTCAGCGGTGCGGCGGCGGGGAAAGGAGTAGGGGACGGTGCGTGCGGTGGAAGTGTCGCGTGCCAGAGCCGCGTGGGCAACGGGTTTGCGCCGGACGGTGGCCTCCCGGCGGATATGATCTACCGGTACAGCCGCCACCTCCTTCTCCCGGACTTCGGGGTCGAAG GCCAGCGGAAGCTTTCACAATCGTCGATTTTAGTGGTTGGGGCTGGAGGTTTGGGCTCTCCCGTGGCGTTGTATCTAGCAGCTTGTGGCGTCG GTTGCTTGGGCATTGTGGATGGTGATGATGTTGAACTGAATAACCTTCATCGACAG ATAATTCATAAAGAAGCATATGTTGGACAACCAAAAGTTAAGTCAGCAGCTGATGCTTGCCGCGA GATTAATTCCTCTATCAAGGTAGTAGAGCACCATCATACTCTGAAGCCATGCAATGCTTTGGAGATTGTGCGGAA ATATGATATAGTTGTTGATGCAACTGACAACCTTCCTACTAGGTATATGATCAGTGATTGTTGTGTTTTGCTGAACAAG CCACTTGTATCTGGTGCGGCATTAGGTTTAGAAGGGCAG TTGACTGTTTATCATCATAATGGAAGTCCATGCTATCGGTGCCTCTTTCCAAGTCCACCACCTGTGGCAGCCTGCCAGAGATGCTCAGACAGTGGTGTTCTTGGGGTTG TTCCAGGAGTGATTGGTTGCTTACAAGCTCTGGAGGCTATAAAGGTTGCAACTGGTGTTGGTGAACCCCTATGCGGAAGAATGCTACTATTTGACGCACTCTCTGCTCGAATTAGAATT GTTAAGCTTCGTGGAAGCTCTCCTGATTGCACCCATTGTGGCAAAAATTCCCTTTTCACAGAACAAGACTTTCAGAAGTTTGactatgagaacttcactcaaTCACCAATGTCTGATAAG GCAGCACCAAGTGTGAACCTACTCCCAGAGAGTGCCCGAATCACTTGCAGAGATTACAAAAAACTGGTTGACAATAGTGAACCTCATCTATTATTGGACGTACGACCTGCACATCACTTCCAAATAGCTTCGATTTCTCCATCTCTGAACATCCCGCTCTCCATGTTGGAAGAGAAGCTACCTACACTTGAAACCTCACTAAAGGAAACAGGAGAGGCATCAACCTTGATTGTTCTGTGTAGAAGAGGCAATGACTCTCAGAGAGCCGTCAAGCTTCTCCATGAGAAGGGATTTGCTTCTGCGACGGATATCATCGGTGGGCTGCAGGCGTGGGGACGAGATGTTGATCCTGATTTCCCTGTGTACTag
- the LOC8073843 gene encoding zinc finger CCCH domain-containing protein 40 has protein sequence MAHRLLRDAQADGWERSDFPIICESCLGDNPYVRMLRAEYDKECKICARPFTVFRWRPGRDARYKKTEICQTCCKLKNVCQVCLLDLEYGLPVQVRDTALAINSNDAIPRSDVNREYFAEEHDRRARAGIDYDSSYGKARPNDTILKLQRTAPYYKRNRAHVCSFFVRGECTRGAECPYRHEMPETGELSQQNIKDRYYGVNDPVALKLLSKAGEMPSLTPPDDETIRTLYIGGLDNRITEQDLRDQFYAHGEIESIRMVLQRAIAFVTYTTREGAEKAAEELANKLVIKGVRLKLMWGKPQAPKPEEDESGRQGQVSHGGLLPRAVISQQQSGDQPQPPGMEGQQQQAAPASYYFNIPAPPAAERTLYPSMDPQRMGAIVKSQDGEGKPGPQQAGQAQPSSSSAQGGYPAPPPYYHGQYPPYYPPPPPYGGYMPPPRMPYPPQYPPYQPMLAQPAQAQASSSQQPPQEGAGQQPPHGPPAQQQPQQPIQN, from the exons ATGGCGCATCGGCTGCTGCGGGACGCGCAGGCGGACGGGTGGGAGCGGTCGGACTTCCCCATCATCTGCGAGTCATGCCTCGGCGACAACCCCTACGTCCGGATG TTAAGAGCTGAGTATGACAAAGAGTGCAAAATTTGTGCACGTCCTTTTACTGTCTTTCGGTGGCGCCCTGGTCGAGATGCAAGGTACAAGAAGACTGAGATTTGCCAGACATGTTGCAAGCTAAAGAATGTCTGCCAGGTCTGCCTGCTGGATCTTGAATATGGCCTGCCTGTTCAGGTCCGGGATACAGCACTCGCTATCAATTCTAATGATGCAATTCCAAGGAGTGATGTCAATCGTGAATATTTTGCAGAAGAGCATGATAGGAGG GCCAGAGCTGGCATAGACTATGATTCTTCTTATGGGAAGGCTCGTCCAAATGATACCATTCTGAAGCTTCAGAGGACAGCACCATATTACAAGAGGAACAGAGCTCATGTTTGTAGTTTCTTTGTGCGTGGTGAATGTACAAGAGGAGCTGAGTGCCCTTATCGTCATGAGATGCCTGAAACTGGGGAGTTATCTCAGCAGAACATTAAAGATCGCTACTATGG AGTTAATGACCCAGTTGCACTGAAACTTTTGAGCAAGGCAGGTGAGATGCCATCCCTGACACCACCAGATGATGAGACTATAAGGACCCTCTACATTGGTGGACTCGATAACAGAATAACTGAGCAGGATTTGAGGGATCAATTTTATGCCCATGGTGAGATTGAATCTATAAGGATGGTACTTCAACGTGCAATCGCATTTGTGACATATACTACAAGAGAAGGCGCAGAGAAGGCTGCAGAGGAGCTTGCTAACAAGCTAGTCATCAAGGGTGTGCGCCTGAAGCTGATGTGGGGCAAGCCTCAGGCTCCAAAGCCTGAGGAGGATGAGTCTGGGAGGCAGGGGCAGGTTTCCCATGGAGGACTGCTCCCTAGGGCTGTCATATCTCAGCAGCAGAGCGGTGACCAACCTCAACCCCCTGGGATGGAGGGCCAACAGCAACAGGCTGCACCAGCATCCTACTACTTCAACATTCCAGCACCACCAGCAGCGGAGCGGACTCTGTACCCATCCATGGATCCACAGAGGATGGGTGCTATAGTAAAATCACAGGACGGTGAAGGCAAACCAGGGCCGCAGCAAGCTGGGCAAGCTCAGCCATCAAGCAGCTCAGCACAGGGTGGCTATCCTGCACCACCGCCATACTACCATGGTCAGTATCCACCATATTATCCACCTCCACCACCATATGGTGGCTACATGCCTCCACCACGCATGCCCTACCCACCACAATATCCACCTTACCAGCCGATGCTAGCACAGCCAGCACAGGCACAGGCTAGTTCATCTCAGCAACCACCGCAAGAAGGTGCAGGACAGCAGCCGCCTCATGGCCCTCCCGCTcagcagcagccgcagcagccAATTCAGAACTGA